In a genomic window of Littorina saxatilis isolate snail1 linkage group LG6, US_GU_Lsax_2.0, whole genome shotgun sequence:
- the LOC138969630 gene encoding uncharacterized protein: protein MSEEQQVASGVTTRSKALELTKELMEKGEMLGLTGAELREYVIEQEREAKKFELEQIQQQVEREREAKQRDRDERARDKEHEFRLEELRIQAEASRPTNSGGGNSNNSSNHTQQRDRDNYQSKLPFLEDKDDIESFIFQFEDHARANHWSNEIWLPRLTALLKGKARLAYTRLTDDERGSYELLKKALLEHFQITAETYRKKFRSRRKEQADTYKHLINDLSLFMDRWIDMSGHGSDVESLKDLFLREQLMEILPENLATYIKDREPEDISAIKKLIVRYEEARPSASKKTRDDKGSVKEKDSHRFEARKASGKYDDKSQSGKVADKDKPYFKKDIRCFHCNGPHFKRECPKLREDAGAAMDTKVKVGNSTNYDKLCGTCAEKTFTKVSKITVEGRLTTGFRDTGSTSTIVDAALVPDANFTSSVKETTLADKSTKKQLRIARVHLDTPYFVGETEVSVMDNPIYSVLIGNQMGLQGETVEVPVYPVRDPVIVEGSAAVETRDQRKRDAALEAQIPLVPQAEQLFSAADLKKEQRADESLSRLQVLAETKVTHGRVSFTHVKDVLYRQYVDKEGKEHRQVVVPRRMRSKVLRTGHDSPMAGHLGQKKTRERIWQEFFWPGIVGDIKRHCMSCDACQRTSPKGRTKRVPMGRMPVIDTAFKRVAVDLVGPIKPISASKKQYILVMVDYATRYPEAVALRDIKASTIAEAVWNFWTRLGLPDEILSDRGTQFTSELMKDVQQLLAIKGLTTTPWHPQTNGLVERFNGTLKSMLKKLAMEQPEKWDEFIPALLFAYREVPQDSLGFSPFELLYGRTVKGPMQILRQLWTEEEASDEAKTTAEYVTDLRNRIEETCEIARDHLAKAALRQAHHYDRNTKRRTLEVGAKVLLLLPTKLNKLELAWRGPYSVEEKVNAFDYRIKVGRNVRTYHVNLLREYHERDKMFQAEHTPEEEEEEHIAIVVEDYDEVPNDYFADADSLKHIPTPSTKRTEFTKDVHIWEKLNRKQRKDIEDACQEFGNNLTDVPKQTTLEKCVIKVTEKKPVYVKPRPIPHSQVDVVEREVKEMLELGVIEPASSPYNSPIVLVKKADGKSIRFCNDLREVNKVVQFDAEPITDVEHLFSELSHARFFSKIDLTNGYWAVMIQEEDRDKTAFTTSLGQFRWVNMPFGLSTAGAIFNRMMRKLLLPLNRKDVHHFMDDILIATETWEQHIEAVRAVLKRLQEANLAAKPSKCFFGYEQLSYLGHEIGNSKRWPEDDKVKKIRDAKPPETKKELRAYLGTTGFYRSYIAGYSDIAAPLTDKTKKHEPEHVKWNQACQVAFDKLKEGLTNHPVVIMPDLALPYVVRTDASDRGMGAVLLQDQGKGLQPVAYASKKLNSAEQNYATVEKECLATVWGIQKFERYLYGRHFVLETDHQPLQYLQRMKPTNARLMRWALQLQPYDFTIKVIPGKDNVGADYLSRMTTA, encoded by the coding sequence ATGTCTGAAGAACAGCAAGTCGCTAGTGGTGTCACTACAAGGAGCAAGGCCTTGGAGCTGACGAAAGAATTGATGGAGAAAGGAGAGATGTTAGGTCTAACGGGAGCTGAGCTGAGAGAGTACGTGATCGAGCAAGAACGTGAAGCAAAGAAGTTCGAACTCGAGCAGATACAGCAGCAAGTTGAGCGTGAACGCGAAGCTAAACAGCGGGATCGCGACGAACGTGCCAGAGACAAGGAACATGAGTTCCGGCTCGAGGAGTTACGTATCCAAGCTGAGGCTTCTCGCCCTACTAACTCAGGAGGAGGAAACTCCAATAACAGCAGCAACCACACCCAGCAGAGAGACCGAGACAACTATCAATCCAAGTTGCCGTTCTTGGAGGACAAGGACGACATCGAGTCCTTCATATTTCAATTCGAGGACCACGCCCGAGCGAACCACTGGAGCAACGAGATTTGGTTGCCCAGATTGACAGCACTCCTCAAAGGAAAGGCGCGACTCGCCTACACCCGCCTTACGGACGACGAGCGAGGATCGTATGAGCTTCTGAAAAAGGCTCTGCTGGAGCACTTCCAGATTACGGCAGAAACGTACCGGAAGAAATTTAGATCTAGAAGGAAAGAACAGGCTGACACGTACAAGCATTTAATCAACGATTTGTCACTGTTCATGGACCGCTGGATCGACATGTCAGGACATGGGAGTGATGTCGAATCCCTGAAGGATTTATTTTTGAGAGAGCAGCTGATGGAAATTCTACCAGAGAATTTAGCTACTTATATCAAAGACAGGGAACCAGAGGACATCAGCGCTATCAAGAAACTCATCGTGCGGTACGAAGAAGCAAGACCGTCAGCGAGCAAGAAGACCCGAGATGACAAGGGGTCAGTGAAGGAGAAGGATAGTCATCGATTTGAGGCACGCAAGGCTAGTGGGAAGTACGACGACAAATCTCAGTCAGGCAAAGTAGCGGACAAAGATAAGCCATACTTCAAGAAGGACATCAGATGTTTCCACTGCAATGGACCTCATTTCAAGCGTGAGTGTCCGAAGCTCAGAGAAGATGCCGGGGCAGCTATGGACACCAAAGTGAAGGTGGGAAACTCGACAAACTACGACAAGCTTTGTGGAACGTGCGCCGAGAAGACCTTCACCAAAGTCTCCAAAATCACCGTCGAAGGAAGATTGACGACAGGTTTCCGAGACACGGGAAGCACTTCAACAATCGTCGACGCAGCTCTGGTACCTGACGCCAACTTCACTTCATCAGTCAAGGAAACGACACTCGCAGATAAGTCTACGAAGAAACAACTACGCATAGCAAGAGTACACTTGGACACGCCGTACTTTGTAGGTGAAACAGAGGTCAGCGTGATGGACAACCCGATATATTCCGTCCTGATAGGAAATCAGATGGGTCTACAAGGAGAGACAGTAGAAGTTCCCGTCTACCCAGTACGTGACCCTGTGATCGTGGAAGGATCAGCAGCCGTGGAAACACGGGATCAGAGGAAACGAGATGCTGCACTAGAAGCGCAGATACCGTTAGTACCTCAGGCCGAACAATTGTTTTCTGCAGCCGATCTCAAGAAGGAACAACGTGCAGATGAGTCCCTTAGTCGTCTACAGGTGCTAGCCGAGACAAAGGTGACCCATGGACGGGTCAGTTTCACACACGTCAAGGACGTCCTTTATCGCCAGTACGTCGACAAGGAAGGGAAGGAGCATCGACAAGTTGTTGTACCTCGGAGGATGCGATCGAAGGTACTTCGCACAGGACATGACTCGCCCATGGCTGGCCACTTGGGACAGAAGAAGACTCGCGAGCGAATCTGGCAAGAATTCTTCTGGCCGGGGATAGTGGGAGACATCAAACGTCATTGCATGAGTTGCGACGCGTGCCAACGTACATCACCGAAGGGACGGACCAAACGTGTACCGATGGGCAGGATGCCAGTCATCGATACAGCCTTCAAGCGTGTAGCCGTGGACCTGGTTGGTCCAATTAAGCCTATCTCCGCTTCGAAGAAACAATACATACTCGTGATGGTCGATTATGCGACAAGATACCCAGAGGCTGTGGCACTGAGAGACATCAAAGCCAGCACCATCGCCGAGGCGGTTTGGAATTTCTGGACCAGACTGGGACTGCCCGACGAAATCCTATCCGACAGGGGCACACAGTTTACCAGCGAGCTGATGAAGGATGTACAGCAGCTTCTGGCTATAAAGGGACTTACGACAACTCCATGGCACCCTCAGACCAACGGATTGGTTGAGCGCTTCAACGGGACGCTGAAATCAATGTTGAAGAAACTAGCGATGGAGCAACCCGAGAAGTGGGATGAGTTCATACCAGCCCTACTTTTCGCATACAGGGAGGTACCACAAGACTCTCTTGGATTTTCACCATTTGAGCTCTTGTACGGACGCACGGTCAAAGGACCGATGCAGATACTGAGGCAACTCTGGACAGAGGAAGAAGCTTCCGACGAAGCAAAGACAACTGCCGAGTACGTAACTGACTTACGGAACAGGATAGAAGAAACCTGCGAGATCGCAAGAGACCACCTAGCAAAGGCAGCGCTTCGCCAAGCTCATCACTACGACCGCAACACCAAACGTCGGACGTTGGAGGTCGGAGCCAAAGTGTTGCTACTTCTCCCGACAAAACTTAACAAGCTCGAGCTAGCATGGAGGGGACCATATTCTGTCGAGGAAAAAGTCAACGCATTTGACTACCGTATCAAGGTGGGACGCAACGTACGCACGTATCACGTCAACCTTCTGCGGGAATACCACGAGAGAGACAAGATGTTCCAGGCAGAACATACTcctgaggaagaggaggaagaacacATCGCCATCGTCGTCGAAGACTATGACGAAGTGCCAAACGACTATTTCGCGGACGCGGACAGTCTGAAACACATCCCGACCCCGTCAACAAAGAGGACGGAGTTTACTAAGGATGTACACATATGGGAGAAACTGAATCGCAAGCAAAGAAAGGACATCGAGGATGCATGCCAGGAGTTTGGCAACAACCTGACCGATGTACCAAAACAGACCACACTGGAAAAGTGCGTCATCAAAGTGACGGAGAAGAAACCCGTCTATGTGAAGCCCCGACCTATTCCCCATTCCCAAGTCGACGTCGTCGAACGGGAAGTCAAGGAGATGTTAGAACTCGGAGTCATTGAGCCTGCCTCATCACCCTACAATTCGCCGATTGTACTAGTGAAGAAGGCTGACGGGAAATCAATACGGTTCTGCAATGATCTGAGAGAGGTGAACAAGGTCGTACAGTTTGACGCAGAACCCATCACTGATGTGGAGCACCTGTTTTCAGAGCTTTCTCACGCACGATTCTTCAGTAAAATTGACCTCACGAATGGATATTGGGCTGTAATGATCCAGGAAGAGGATCGCGACAAGACGGCATTCACCACGTCCCTCGGTCAATTTCGATGGGTAAACATGCCATTTGGACTATCTACGGCTGGAGCAATTTTCAACCGTATGATGAGGAAGCTGTTGCTCCCATTGAACAGAAAGGATGTCCATCATTTCATGGATGATATACTCATCGCCACCGAGACGTGGGAACAACACATCGAGGCCGTGAGGGCAGTCTTGAAGAGACTACAAGAAGCGAACCTCGCCGCGAAACCATCCAAGTGTTTCTTCGGCTACGAACAACTTTCCTATCTCGGACACGAGATTGGAAACAGCAAAAGGTGGCCCGAGGACGACAAGGTCAAGAAGATCAGGGATGCAAAACCGCCAGAAACGAAGAAGGAGCTGCGAGCATACCTAGGGACAACCGGATTCTACCGTTCCTACATCGCAGGGTACTCCGACATCGCGGCGCCGCTCACGGACAAGACAAAGAAACACGAACCAGAACACGTGAAGTGGAACCAAGCATGTCAGGTTGCATTCGACAAACTGAAGGAAGGATTGACGAATCATCCTGTCGTCATCATGCCAGACCTCGCACTTCCGTACGTCGTGAGAACCGACGCCTCTGACCGTGGAATGGGAGCTGTACTGCTCCAAGATCAAGGAAAAGGCCTTCAACCAGTGGCTTACGCAAGCAAGAAGCTGAACAGCGCTGAGCAGAACTATGCCACAGTTGAGAAGGAGTGCCTAGCTACTGTGTGGGGAATACAGAAGTTCGAACGCTACTTGTATGGAAGACATTTCGTTTTAGAAACGGACCATCAACCCCTCCAGTACTTGCAACGCATGAAACCGACGAATGCAAGGTTGATGCGTTGGGCATTACAACTGCAACCATACGACTTCACCATCAAAGTGATTCCTGGCAAGGACAACGTGGGAGCTGACTACTTGAGTAGAATGACCACAGCGTAG